A single genomic interval of Cucumis sativus cultivar 9930 chromosome 5, Cucumber_9930_V3, whole genome shotgun sequence harbors:
- the LOC101220588 gene encoding KH domain-containing protein HEN4: protein MAGQRNSYGKRNHSQSDYSENGGNKRRSHGEDRDQFVIDSEDTVYRYLCPVKKIGSVIGRGGEIVKQLRIDTKSKIRIGETVPGSDERVITIYSASNETNSLEESSDYVSPAQEALFKIHDRVVADDYMDEDSEGGGHQVTARLLVPSDQIGCIIGKGGQIVQNIRTETGAQVRILKDDHLPRCALSSDELVQISGEPLIVKKALYQIASRLHDNPSRSQHLLASAIPGVYSSGGSLMAPTHGAPIMGLAPLVSPYGGYKGDSGNWSRSLYSAPREDLSSKEFSLRLICPTENIGGVIGKGGAIINQIRQETKAAIKVDSSATEGDDCLINISSKEFFEDSYSPTLEAALRLQPRCSEKVERDSGIISFTTRLLVPTSRIGCLIGKGGAIITELRRLTKANIRILSKENLPKVALEDDEMVQISGDLDVAKEALVHIVTRLRANLFDREGALSAVLPVLPYLPLSADGSDSLSYDGREGKRHGRGHSYSSGYGGFNDLAGGDGYGSYSGSQIGGGGSGGGGGGGGGAYGAYGNFSVGRSGSSGVSGHGSVSRRRNYS, encoded by the exons ATGGCTGGGCAGAGGAATAGTTATGGTAAACGAAATCATTCTCAGTCTGATTATTCTGAAAATGGGGGCAACAAACGAAGAAGTCATGGTGAGGACCGGGACCAGTTTGTCATAGATTCAGAAGATACTGTTTACCGGTATTTGTGCCCTGTTAAAAAGATTGGAAGTGTTATTGGAAGGGGAGGAGAGATTGTGAAGCAGTTAAGGATTGATACTAAATCAAAGATTAGGATTGGAGAAACAGTGCCTGGATCAGATGAGCGTGTCATAACGATCTATAGCGCAAGCAACGAGACTAATTCTTTGGAAGAAAGTAGTGACTATGTTTCTCCAGCTCAGGAGGCTTTGTTCAAAATCCACGATAGAGTTGTGGCTGACGACTATATGGATGAGGATTCTGAAGGAGGAGGTCACCAGGTTACAGCTAGACTTCTTGTACCCTCCGATCAAATTGGTTGTATTATTGGAAAAGGTGGACAGATTGTCCAGAATATTCGCACTGAGACTGGGGCACAGGTCCGCATTCTTAAGGATGATCATTTACCACGTTGTGCTTTGAGTTCTGATGAACTTGTGCAA ATATCTGGTGAACCCTTGATTGTGAAGAAAGCCTTGTACCAGATTGCATCACGTTTGCATGACAATCCATCACGATCTCAGCATCTACTTGCTTCTGCCATACCGGGTGTATATTCTTCTGGTGGTTCACTTATGGCTCCTACACATGGTGCCCCGATTATGGGATTGGCCCCATTGGTCAGTCCGTATGGAGGTTATAAAGGTGACAGTGGCAATTGGTCCAGGTCTTTATATTCAGCTCCAAGGGAAGATTTATCTTCAAAAGAGTTTTCTCTTCGACTGATATGTCCAACTGAAAATATTGGGGGTGTCATTGGAAAAGGTGGAGCAATAATCAATCAGATTAGACAGGAGACCAAGGCTGCCATAAAAGTTGATAGTTCAGCTACTGAAGGAGATGattgtttgataaatatttcatcaaaGGAG TTCTTTGAAGACTCATATTCTCCCACGCTGGAAGCTGCATTGCGCTTGCAACCAAGATGCAGTGAGAAAGTAGAAAGAGATTCTGGGATTATTTCATTCACAACCCGTCTGCTTGTGCCTACCTCACGAATTGGTTGCTTAATTGGTAAAGGTGGAGCTATCATTACAGAGTTGAGAAGGCTCACCAAGGCTAATATTCGAATACTATCGAAGGAAAATCTCCCCAAGGTTGCCTTGGAAGATGATGAAATGGTGCAG ATATCTGGGGATCTTGATGTTGCCAAGGAGGCTCTTGTACATATAGTGACCAGGCTTAGAGCCAACCTTTTTGATAGAGAAGGCGCTCTCTCAGCTGTTCTGCCTGTTCTGCCGTATCTTCCTCTGTCAGCTGATGGTTCAGATAGTCTTAGTTATGATGGTAGAGAAGGTAAAAGACATGGGCGTGGACATTCATATTCAAGTGGTTATGGGGGTTTCAATGATTTGGCTGGTGGTGATGGTTATGGAAGCTACAGTGGCTCACAG ATTGGTGGTGGTGGTAGCGGCggtggcggcggcggcggcggtggTGCTTATGGAGCCTATGGAAATTTTTCTGTTGGACGTAGTGGTAGTTCAGG gGTTTCTGGACATGGCAGCGTTTCTCGGAGGAGAAACTATTCCTAG
- the LOC101220826 gene encoding casparian strip membrane protein 1, which yields MKAVASDSSELKSSKLKPGVNRGLSIFDFILRLAAIVGALGSAIAMGTTTQTLPFATQFIQFRAEYNDLPMFTFFVVACAIVSGYLVLSLPLSIFHILRSRARATRVVLVFLDAGMMALLTSGASAAAAIVYLAHKGNGKTNWLAICQQFNSFCERTSGSLIGSFVAIVLLMIMIFLSGAALSRRH from the exons ATGAAGGCTGTTGCCAGCGACTCGAGTGAGCTAAAGAGTTCCAAACTCAAACCAGGGGTGAACCGTGGTTTATCGATATTCGATTTTATCCTAAGGTTGGCTGCCATTGTTGGAGCATTAGGAAGTGCAATAGCTATGGGAACAACCACCCAGACTCTTCCATTCGCCACACAGTTTATTCAGTTTAGAGCTGAGTATAATGATCTTCCTATGTTTAC CTTCTTTGTTGTAGCCTGCGCCATTGTAAGTGGCTACTTGGTTCTATCTCTGCCTCTTTCTATATTCCACATCTTGAGGAGCAGAGCACGCGCGACAAGAGTTGTGCTGGTATTCTTAGACGCG GGAATGATGGCTCTTTTGACATCTGGGGCTTCTGCAGCGGCAGCCATTGTGTACTTAGCACACAAAGGAAATGGCAAGACAAATTGGCTAGCTATCTGCCAGCAATTTAACTCGTTCTGCGAGCGAACCTCTGGCTCTTTGATCGGATCTTTTGTAGCAATTGTTCTActtatgattatgattttcCTGTCTGGTGCAGCACTGTCTCGTCGCCATTGA
- the LOC101211751 gene encoding pentatricopeptide repeat-containing protein At5g15300 isoform X2: protein MIRKRTNDNSFNRFQQSSLWQKCTNFRSLKQLHAFLIVNGLNSTTSVLRELIFVSAIVVSGTMDYAHQLFAQISQPDIFMWNTMIRGSAQTLKPATAVSLYTQMENRGVRPDKFTFSFVLKACTKLSWVKLGFGIHGKVLKSGFQSNTFVRNTLIYFHANCGDLATARALFDASAKREVVPWSALTAGYARRGKLDVARQLFDEMPMKDLVSWNVMITAYAKHGEMEKARKLFDEVPKKDVVTWNAMIAGYVLSRLNKEALEMFDAMRDLGQRPDDVTMLSILSASADLGDLEIGKKIHRSIFDMCCGDLSVLLSNALIDMYAKCGSIGNALEVFQGMRKKDTSSWNSIIGGLALHGHAEESINLFQEMLRLKMKPNEITFVAVLVACSHAGKVREGRMYFNLMKNVFKIEPNIKHYGCMVDILGRAGLLIEAFDFIDTMEIEPNAIIWRTLLGACRVHGDVELGRRANEQLLKMRKDESGDYVLLSNIYASQGEWDGVQKVRKLMDDGGVKKKIKRPRCSSHKLARL from the exons ATGATTCGAAAGAGAACAAATGACAATAGCTTCAACCGCTTTCAACAGTCTAGTTTATGGCAGAAATGCACCAACTTTCGTTCTTTGAAGCAACTTCATGCCTTTCTGATCGTCAATGGCCTTAATTCAACCACTTCTGTACTCAGAGAACTCATTTTTGTTAGTGCAATTGTTGTTTCTGGGACAATGGATTATGCCCACCAATTGTTCGCTCAAATTTCTCAACCGGATATCTTCATGTGGAACACCATGATCAGGGGTTCGGCTCAGACCTTGAAGCCTGCAACTGCTGTTTCTCTTTATACCCAGATGGAAAATCGTGGGGTTAGGCCTGATAAATTTACCTTCTCCTTTGTTCTCAAGGCCTGCACTAAGCTTTCATGGGTTAAGTTGGGATTTGGAATTCACGGGAAGGTTTTGAAGTCTGGATTTCAATCCAATACATTTGTAAGGAATACTCTTATTTATTTCCATGCTAATTGTGGCGATTTAGCTACTGCAAGAGCATTGTTTGACGCTTCTGCCAAAAGGGAAGTTGTGCCTTGGTCAGCTTTGACAGCAGGCTATGCAAGAAGAGGGAAATTGGACGTTGCACGACAGTTGTTTGACGAAATGCCCATGAAAGACTTGGTCTCGTGGAATGTGATGATTACGGCATATGCGAAGCATGGGGAGATGGAGAAGGCTAGGAAACTGTTTGATGAAGTTCCGAAGAAAGATGTTGTGACTTGGAACGCGATGATTGCAGGATATGTGCTTTCTAGATTGAACAAGGAAGCATTGGAGATGTTTGATGCAATGAGAGATTTGGGACAAAGGCCGGATGATGTAACGATGTTGAGTATCTTATCTGCTTCTGCTGATTTGGGAGATTTGGAAATTGGAAAGAAGATACATCGTTCCATTTTCGACATGTGTTGTGGAGATTTAAGTGTTCTTCTTAGCAATGCACTTATAGACATGTATGCCAAGTGTGGAAGCATTGGGAATGCTTTGGAAGTTTTTCAAGggatgagaaaaaaagataccTCCTCATGGAATTCAATAATAGGAGGTTTGGCTCTTCATGGACATGCTGAGGAGTCAATAAATCTATTTCAGGAGATGCTCAGGTTGAAAATGAAGCCAAATGAAATCACTTTTGTTGCCGTGTTGGTTGCTTGTAGCCATGCTGGGAAAGTACGAGAAGGGAGAATGTACTTCAATCTTATGAAAAACGTGTTCAAAATTGAGCCCAATATCAAGCATTACGGATGTATGGTAGACATATTGGGGCGTGCCGGGCTATTGATTGAAGCATTTGATTTTATAGACACGATGGAGATTGAACCTAATGCCATCATTTGGAGAACACTACTTGGGGCCTGTAGAGTTCATGGAGATGTAGAATTGGGAAGGCGTGCAAATGAGcaattactcaaaatgaggaAAGATGAAAGTGGGGATTATGTACTCCTTTCTAACATATATGCATCACAAGGTGAGTGGGATGGAGTCCAGAAAGTGCGGAAGTTGATGGATGATGGTGGGGTGAAAAAGAAG ATTAAAAGACCCAGATGTAGTTCTCATAAACTTGCAAGGTTGTGA
- the LOC101211751 gene encoding pentatricopeptide repeat-containing protein At5g15300 isoform X1, whose amino-acid sequence MIRKRTNDNSFNRFQQSSLWQKCTNFRSLKQLHAFLIVNGLNSTTSVLRELIFVSAIVVSGTMDYAHQLFAQISQPDIFMWNTMIRGSAQTLKPATAVSLYTQMENRGVRPDKFTFSFVLKACTKLSWVKLGFGIHGKVLKSGFQSNTFVRNTLIYFHANCGDLATARALFDASAKREVVPWSALTAGYARRGKLDVARQLFDEMPMKDLVSWNVMITAYAKHGEMEKARKLFDEVPKKDVVTWNAMIAGYVLSRLNKEALEMFDAMRDLGQRPDDVTMLSILSASADLGDLEIGKKIHRSIFDMCCGDLSVLLSNALIDMYAKCGSIGNALEVFQGMRKKDTSSWNSIIGGLALHGHAEESINLFQEMLRLKMKPNEITFVAVLVACSHAGKVREGRMYFNLMKNVFKIEPNIKHYGCMVDILGRAGLLIEAFDFIDTMEIEPNAIIWRTLLGACRVHGDVELGRRANEQLLKMRKDESGDYVLLSNIYASQGEWDGVQKVRKLMDDGGVKKKVGHSLIDSDNSFLMHFLFDSKPNFVEGS is encoded by the coding sequence ATGATTCGAAAGAGAACAAATGACAATAGCTTCAACCGCTTTCAACAGTCTAGTTTATGGCAGAAATGCACCAACTTTCGTTCTTTGAAGCAACTTCATGCCTTTCTGATCGTCAATGGCCTTAATTCAACCACTTCTGTACTCAGAGAACTCATTTTTGTTAGTGCAATTGTTGTTTCTGGGACAATGGATTATGCCCACCAATTGTTCGCTCAAATTTCTCAACCGGATATCTTCATGTGGAACACCATGATCAGGGGTTCGGCTCAGACCTTGAAGCCTGCAACTGCTGTTTCTCTTTATACCCAGATGGAAAATCGTGGGGTTAGGCCTGATAAATTTACCTTCTCCTTTGTTCTCAAGGCCTGCACTAAGCTTTCATGGGTTAAGTTGGGATTTGGAATTCACGGGAAGGTTTTGAAGTCTGGATTTCAATCCAATACATTTGTAAGGAATACTCTTATTTATTTCCATGCTAATTGTGGCGATTTAGCTACTGCAAGAGCATTGTTTGACGCTTCTGCCAAAAGGGAAGTTGTGCCTTGGTCAGCTTTGACAGCAGGCTATGCAAGAAGAGGGAAATTGGACGTTGCACGACAGTTGTTTGACGAAATGCCCATGAAAGACTTGGTCTCGTGGAATGTGATGATTACGGCATATGCGAAGCATGGGGAGATGGAGAAGGCTAGGAAACTGTTTGATGAAGTTCCGAAGAAAGATGTTGTGACTTGGAACGCGATGATTGCAGGATATGTGCTTTCTAGATTGAACAAGGAAGCATTGGAGATGTTTGATGCAATGAGAGATTTGGGACAAAGGCCGGATGATGTAACGATGTTGAGTATCTTATCTGCTTCTGCTGATTTGGGAGATTTGGAAATTGGAAAGAAGATACATCGTTCCATTTTCGACATGTGTTGTGGAGATTTAAGTGTTCTTCTTAGCAATGCACTTATAGACATGTATGCCAAGTGTGGAAGCATTGGGAATGCTTTGGAAGTTTTTCAAGggatgagaaaaaaagataccTCCTCATGGAATTCAATAATAGGAGGTTTGGCTCTTCATGGACATGCTGAGGAGTCAATAAATCTATTTCAGGAGATGCTCAGGTTGAAAATGAAGCCAAATGAAATCACTTTTGTTGCCGTGTTGGTTGCTTGTAGCCATGCTGGGAAAGTACGAGAAGGGAGAATGTACTTCAATCTTATGAAAAACGTGTTCAAAATTGAGCCCAATATCAAGCATTACGGATGTATGGTAGACATATTGGGGCGTGCCGGGCTATTGATTGAAGCATTTGATTTTATAGACACGATGGAGATTGAACCTAATGCCATCATTTGGAGAACACTACTTGGGGCCTGTAGAGTTCATGGAGATGTAGAATTGGGAAGGCGTGCAAATGAGcaattactcaaaatgaggaAAGATGAAAGTGGGGATTATGTACTCCTTTCTAACATATATGCATCACAAGGTGAGTGGGATGGAGTCCAGAAAGTGCGGAAGTTGATGGATGATGGTGGGGTGAAAAAGAAGGTAGGACATAGCCTGATTGACTCAGATAACAGCTTCTTAATGCATTTCTTGTTTGACTCAAAGCCCAACTTTGTAGAAGGCAGTTGA